A window of Chryseobacterium scophthalmum genomic DNA:
ATTGTTGGCGCAAAACCTATTTTTTTGCCCATTTCCTTCTGTCTTTCTATAAAATCCTGAAGTGTTTTTTTGTTTTTTAGAACTTCCATAGTTTATTTTAATAACAATTCAAAAATACTAATATTAAGATATTTATTTTTAGTTTTCCAGCAATATCTTAAGAACTATCGTAAAAAAATGTTAATTAGGATAATGTTGAATGTTTTTTCGTAATTTTGCATATTAAGCGTTATTTAAAAATTATATAAAAAATTATATGCCCAATCAGAAAATACTGTACATTACCACAGAGATGTACCCTTATCAGGAAGATACAAATTTAGCAGCGGTGGTAAACAAAATGGCACTTAAAATGCACCAAGAAGGCAATGATGTAAGAGTTTTTATGCCAAGATTCGGACAGATAAGTGAGAGGAAATTCCAACTTCATGAAGTAATTCGTCTTTCGGGGATGAATATTATTATCAACGATTTAGATCAGCCTTTAATTATTAAAGTTGCTTCGCTTCCGGGTGAGAGACTACAGGTTTATTTCATTGATAACGAAGAATACTTTAAAAGAAAACAATATTATTTTGATGACGAAGGAGTAGCGTTTGATGATAATGACGAGAGAGCTATATTCTTTGCACGCGGTGTGATAGAAACAATCAAAAAACTAAACTGGGTTCCAGATGTTATTCACTTAAACGGGTGGATGTCTTCTTTCGTGCCTATTTATTTGAAAACATATTACAAATCTGATACTTACTTCAAAGATGCTAAAATTGTACTTTCATTATATAATGAGAAGGATGCAGCTTTGGCAGGAAATGTAGGTGAGAAACTTCAGTTTGATAATATTTCAGATTTAAATGCGTTAAATAAACCAAGCTTCGAGAGTTTCGTAATCGAAAGTATGAATTATGTAGACGAAGTTGTAAAAGGAGATGAGTTTTTGAACGGTGATCTTGATAAAGGTTTTAATGAAACTACTACTTCAAAATCTGAATACCTAGATGTAGACTCTATCAGTAAATTATATTAATATACATTTTGATGATTTATAATATTAGAAAAATTTTCACCATTCTTTCTGTAATGTTTTTAGGTGGTGTATTGGTTTATAACTGCGAACCGGAACCAGATTCTTTAGGTGAACAGCTATTTTTGAATGGTGCAGCAGAAGGAGTAGAATCTTCTTATGATCTTATTGCCTATAATATTAAGAATAATGATACCATAAGAACGGATGCATTTAAATTATTAGATATTGTTAGTTCTGGTTCAGTTTCTTCCACAGCGGTTTTGGGAGCTTTTAATGAAAGCCAGTTTGGGATGCAGAGAGCTTCTTATTTTACTCAAGTGAGATTACCTTCTTATAATCCTGATTTTGGAACTAATGCAGTGGTAGACTCTGTAGTTTTGGTTCTTAAACCTATTGTGTCTTTAGATTCTCTTACAACTACTACAAACGAAAGTTATGTTTATCCGGATGGAAATGTTGATGCCAAAAAAGTTGTCAATACATATCCAATTAAAAAATTCGGTAAAGCAAAATTTAACGGAGGTAAGCTTACTCTTCAAGTAAATGAAGTGACTGAATTTATGAATGGAGTTAACGATATCGTTTATTCTAATAGAAACTTCGATACAAATACCACAGCTTTAGGTTCAAAAGAAATTAAAAATGGAAGTGTAAGCTCTGTTGTTATTACAAAAGATTCTGATAACACTGAATTATTTACTTCATCAACACCTGTATTGAGAATTCAATTGACACCGTCTGTTTTCCAATCTAAAATTATTAATAAGAAAGGACAGCCAGAATTAAATGATGTTTCAAATTTTATAAGACATTTCAGAGGCTTGAAAGTTTCTGTTGTTGAAAACGACGGGTACTTATTCCAGTTTACACCAAATGATATGCAGCTTATCATGTATTATAAGAATGATAAGCTTGTAGATAATGTTAATACTAGACCTCAAACAAAATATGAGTTTGCTGTAAAAGGTTCAAATATGCATTCTGCTTATTATGAGTATGATAGAACTAATACTGTAATGAATAATTATGCTTTTGGGAATACAACAATTGGAGATAAAAAATTGTATGCACAAGGAATGGGGGGTAATTCTATTGGTATAAAATTCAAAAAAGAAGAGATTGATAAACTGAAACAACTGTATCAAAATGATAAAGCTGCTATTATTAGTGCAAAAATCAGAATATATACTGATAAGTCAGAATGGTCTAATCCTTATGCGAAACCTACAGAATTTACGATTGTTCAAAGAGATAAAGACTCTAGCGGAAAAGAAACAACAGCATTTACTACTGATTATACTTCTCTGGGAGCTTTGTTTATTCCTTTAAGAGCTTATGATTTAGATAAGAACCCTGCTTATTATGATTTTACAGTAACACAATCTTTAAAAGACATTGTTGAATCGGGTGCTGCTTATAATGATAAATATTTCAAGATAGATCTTGCTAAGTTTGTACCTAATGCTTCTGGTGGTACTGCAGGATATAATTACACTACAAGAGCATTTTCTATGGGAAGAACTGTTTTTGTTGGTTCAGACAATTCGAACGAGAACAAAATTCAGTTAAAAGTTACTTACGGTACAAAAAAATAAAAACATTAAAAAATACATTTGAATAAAATATGTGCGGAATAGTTGGTTATACAGGTTTTCAGGATGCTTATGATATCGTTATCAATGGTCTTAGAAGATTAGAATATAGAGGTTACGACAGTGCCGGAATTGTTTTAGAAAATACTGCCAACAGCTTTAGTGTTGAAAAAACCAAAGGAAAAGTTGATGATTTGGTTAATATTTCTCATAATTTAAAGGGAACTGCAAAAATAGGAATGGGACATACACGTTGGGCAACCCACGGTGTACCAAGTGATAGAAACTCGCATCCCCATGTTTCTAATAACGGGAAAATAGCACTTGTACATAATGGTATTATTGAAAATTATGATACAATTAAAACAATGCTTACCGAGAAAGGATTCACTTTCAAGTCAGAAACAGATACAGAAGTTTTAGTTAATCTTATTCAGTATTTTACAGAGCTAAATTCTGAAACAGATTTTCCTGAAGCAGTAAGATATGCATTAAATGAAGTTTATGGTGCTTATGCTATTACAGTAATGCACGAAGATTATCCTGGACTTTTGGTTGTAGCGAGATTAGGATCTCCGTTGGCAATCGGAATTGGTGATAAAGAATATTTTATCGCATCTGATGCTTCTCCTTTTGTTGAATTTACAAAAGAAGCAATTTATCTTGAAGAAGGCCATATGGCGACTATATCATTAGAAGGCGGTGTGGATATCAGAACAATTACAGAAAATTCTAAAATAATTCCTGAAATTCAAGAATTAAAATTAAGCTTAGAGCAGATAGAAAAAGGTGGATATGAGCATTTTATGCTTAAAGAAATCTTTGAACAGCCAAAATCTATCCACGATACAATGAGAGGAAGGCTTATTGTGAATGAAGGAGTTATTAAAATGGCGGGAATTTGGGATCATGTAGAGAAATTCAAAAACGCTAATAGAATCATCATCATTGCTTGTGGTACTTCATGGCACGCAGGTCTTATTGGTGAATATTTAATTGAAGAATTTGCAAGAGTTCCTGTTGAAGTGGAGTATGCTTCTGAGTTTAGATATAGAAACCCTATTATTACAGATAAAGATGTAGTAATTGCTATCTCTCAATCGGGAGAAACTGCAGATACAATGGCTGCTTTAAAATTAGCTAAGGAAAAAGGTGCATTTATATATGGTATATGTAATGTAGTAGATTCTTCTATTGCTAGAATTACAGATGCAGGATCTTATACTCATGCAGGACCAGAAATTGGTGTTGCTTCTACAAAAGCATTTACAGCTCAGTTGACTATCCTTTCTTTAATTGCATTAAAATTAGGAAAACACAACGGTAACTTAGGAAATGCTGAATTTATGAGTCTTATCTCTGAGTTGAATGCACTTCCTAAGAAAATTGAAGAAGTTTTAGAGGGTACTCATGAGCTTACTCAAAATATTGCAAAAGACTTTATCAATGCAACCAATTTCCTTTACTTAGGAAGAGGTTACAATTATCCAGCTGCTTTGGAAGGAGCTCTTAAATTAAAAGAGATTTCTTACATCCATGCAGAAGGATATCCTGCGGCAGAGATGAAGCACGGTCCGATTGCTCTAATTGACGAAAACATGCCAATTGTTATTATTGCTCCTAAAAAAGGCCACTATGATAAGATTGTAAGTAATGTACAGGAAATTAAAGCTAGAAAAGGTAAAGTAATTGCGGTTGTAAATAAAGGAGATACGCAGGTTAGCGCAATGGCAGACTATGTGATTGAAATTCCTGAAACATCAGAATGTTTTTCTCCAATAGTAGCTTCAGTGCCTTTACAACTACTTGCTTATTATATAGCAGTATATAGAGGTGCCAATGTAGACCAGCCAAGGAATCTTGCAAAATCAGTAACTGTAGAATAAAAAGTACTTGGAAATAAAATAAGTTTAGTTTTTTTTCGTTATTCTAAAAAAAATCTTAAAAGTTTCTTAAAAAAATTATATATTTACGGCTTAATTATAAAAATTAACATGAAAAGGATATTTCTTTTATTATTGTCTGCGTCGGTAGCATCGGTATCTTGTTCAGGTGGTGGATCTTCTTCTGTAGGGAAGCCTGGAACAAAAGGAGAATTGATACCTAGAGAAAAAACAAAATCATTTGTTGCACAAAGACCTTATGGTATGGTGGCAATTCCTGGCGGTTCTTTTATTGCTGGTATGGCCGATGAATCATTTACCAATAATGGTGAAACTGCACCTTTGAAAACTGTAACTGTTGCTCCTTTCTTTATGGATGAAGCAGAAACTACTAATGCAGAATACAGGGTTTTCATTAATTATGTAAGAGATTCTATTGCTAGAACGATGCTTGCTGAAGCAGCAGGTGAAGGCGGCGATGGTGGTGGAAGAGGCGCAAGCATCGGAGACTATGCTTATCTTGCTAAAAAAGAAGAAAACCTTACACCATATCAGGAATATCTTGAAGGAGCTGGAGGTAGAGATGATGGATTCGATGCAAGCAAAAAACTAGACTGGAAAATTCCATTACATTGGAATACTTCAAAATATCCAGATGTAGAATATGCAGAAGTTCTTGAATCTATGTACTTACCTGCATCTTCTAGAGTAGGTAGTGAAAGACTTATTGATGTTAGTAAACTAAAATATGGTTATAGATGGGGTGATATGGATGTTGCTATCGCTGATAACGAAAGAGGGGTAAACTTCTTAAGAAGCGAAAGTATTGCAATCTATCCAGATACAACAGTTTGGGTAAATGATTTCCACTTTACTTATAACGAGCCTTTATTTGAACAGTATTTCTGGCACAAAGCTTACAAAGATTATCCTGTTGTTGGGGTAACTTGGGATCAGGCAAGAGCATACTGTGACTTCAGAACTAAATTAAAGTCTGATTATAACGAAAGCTTGAAAAGAAAACAACAAAGACCTTTACGATTCCGTCTTCCTAACGAAATGGAATGGGAATATGCTGCAAGAGGTGGAAAACAAAATGCAACTTACCCATGGGGTGGTCCTTATTTAATGGATGATAGAGGTTGTTATTTAGCAAACTTCAAGCCAAAAAGAGGTAGCTATATGGAAGATGAGAAAAAAGGTACTTATACTTATACTGCTCCTGTAAAAAAATTCAAAAAGAATACTTTCGGATTATTTGATATGGCAGGTAACGTATCTGAGTGGACGGATTCAGGATATAACAATTCTGCATACGGATTCTCTTCTACTTTAAATCCTACTATTAAATCTAAAGCGGATAACAAAAAATCTGTAAGAGGAGGTTCTTGGAAAGATGTTGGTTATATGTTGATGACAGGTGCAAGAGACTGGGAAAACAAAGATTCTGCAAGAAGTTATATCGGTTTCAGAACGGTACAAGATATTCCTGAAGCTGCTGTTAAAGCGAAAAGAGTTAACAGATAATTTTACTTAGATTATTTATTATCAATTTATAACACTTAAAAAAAACTAACTTATATGTTTAAGACTAAAGATGCTTGGATGAATTTCTTCTATTCATTCGGTGCTGCAATTGTAATTCTTGGAGCTTGGCTTAAAATTACTCACATTACCTTGGGACCAATTAACGGAAACATCGCTCTTACAGTAGGGCTTGTAACTGAGGCAATTATCTTTATCATTTTTGCATTCGACCCTCCTGCTGCTGAAGAGTCGTACCACTGGGAAAATGTTTATCCTGAATTGTTGGATAAGCATGCAAATCCAAATCCTTTACATTCAAATATTTCTGCAAAGAACACAGTTGATCATTTTGCGGAATTAGAAAACTCTCTTTCAGGTAAGTTAGATAAAATGCTTCAGGATGCTAAACTTGACGTACAATTATTTGATAGACTAAGAACAGGGATTGACAAATTCTCAAGCTCAGTAGACCAAATCAACCAAACTGTTGACGTATCTGCTTCTACACACAAATATAATGACCAGTTAAATAAAGCTGCTTCACACATGGAAAGCATGAATGCTCTTTATGCAATGCAGTTAGAAAACGGTCAGAGACAGTCAGATTTTGCTAAAAAATATGTTGATGATATGCAAAAATCAGCAGAGCAATCTGAGAAATTTAATCAAGAATTACAAGGTTTAACAACTAACTTAAACAGTTTAAACAGAGTTTACGGTGGTATGTTAACTGCTATGAAGTCATAATTCCCTAACCATTATTTTAAACAAAAACTAAAGAAAAGAGAATGGCAAAAGGAAAACAGACTCCACGTCAGAAGATGATCAACCTGATGTATTTGGTGTTCATCGCTATGATGGCCCTAAATATCGATGTTGAAATCATCAGATCATATTATGATTCTACAAGAGCCTTAAATGATACAAGACACTTGACAGAGCAGAAAAATGAAGATATTTTTGAAAAAACATTAGAAGCAAAAGCTCAGCAAGTACCAGATACTTATGCAACACCTTGGGAACAGTATAAAGCACTGAAAGCTAAAATCGATGCATTGGTAAAATCGGCTGAAGAAATTAAAGTTGTTTTGAAGAAGCAATCAGACTTCCATGATAAAGATCCTAAAACAGGAAAAGATATGGACGTAAGTGAAAACTTCTCAGCATTGAACAATAATGAAGCTACAACTGAATATTTCTTTAAAGATGGCGACGAAAATTCACCTTCTGCAAAAGCTTTAGAGCTTAAAAAGCAATTGGATGATGTAAGATCTTATATTGTAGCTACTTTTGGAAGTGATCCACAATTATTAAAATTAGTTGAAAGAGCAAATAAATCAATCATTGCAGAGTATCCTGCTGGAAAATCTCCAAATGGTAAAACTTGGTTTCAGAATAAATTCTATCACCAGCCTCTTATTGCTGCGATTTCAAATCTAGAGATTATTCAGAATGATGCAAGAAACGTGCAATCAGATGCATTGGCGTTAATGCTTCAGGAAAAAGTAGATGCTAGTATCAAATTTACAAGCTATGAAGCGATTGTTTCTGCACCTACAGATGTTCAGGCTGGTAAGAAAGCTGAAGCTATTGTTATGTTAGGTAACTATTCTAACAGTAGTAAAATCAGCATCAGCGGTGTAAGCAGACAAGAAAACGGTAAAGGATATCTTCCTTTAAATACCGGAGGTATTGGCGAGAAAAAGATTGGCGGTGTAATTACTTTAACGGATGCTACAGGAAAAGCTCAACAATTCCCGTTCACGCATACATATAATGTAATCGCTGGTCCTCAACAGGTAAAACTAGAACAGGGGCTATTGCTTTCTGCTGATAAGATGAATGTAATGTATAGAGGATTAGAAAACCCTGTTACAGGATCTATTCTTGGTGCAGACAATGCTAAATTATCTTTATCTGCTCCAGGAGCAGTTGTTAAGAATACTGGTAAAGGTAAATGGGATGTTATTCCTTCTACTGGAAATATTGTGAAATTAACTCTATCAGGTACAGATCCTACTGGGAAAACAGTATCTCAAGTGTTTGAATATAGAATTAAAGGAGTTCCTAGACCGCAAGGTCAAATCAGAGGTAAAGCTGTTAATTTTATGCCTGTTGGTTCTATTCCTAATCAGATTGTTGCTGCGGCATTACCTGATTTTGATTTCCCAGTTTCTTTCACTGTTAACAGTTTCATTTTGAAACTTCCAGGAAGAGCAGGTACTATGATTCAGGGTAACTCATTATCTTCTGCAGAAGGGTTAAT
This region includes:
- the porM gene encoding type IX secretion system motor protein PorM/GldM translates to MAKGKQTPRQKMINLMYLVFIAMMALNIDVEIIRSYYDSTRALNDTRHLTEQKNEDIFEKTLEAKAQQVPDTYATPWEQYKALKAKIDALVKSAEEIKVVLKKQSDFHDKDPKTGKDMDVSENFSALNNNEATTEYFFKDGDENSPSAKALELKKQLDDVRSYIVATFGSDPQLLKLVERANKSIIAEYPAGKSPNGKTWFQNKFYHQPLIAAISNLEIIQNDARNVQSDALALMLQEKVDASIKFTSYEAIVSAPTDVQAGKKAEAIVMLGNYSNSSKISISGVSRQENGKGYLPLNTGGIGEKKIGGVITLTDATGKAQQFPFTHTYNVIAGPQQVKLEQGLLLSADKMNVMYRGLENPVTGSILGADNAKLSLSAPGAVVKNTGKGKWDVIPSTGNIVKLTLSGTDPTGKTVSQVFEYRIKGVPRPQGQIRGKAVNFMPVGSIPNQIVAAALPDFDFPVSFTVNSFILKLPGRAGTMIQGNSLSSAEGLIRNLRPGDVVQIYDIQATATGLGNQRLKEISPVIINVQ
- the porL gene encoding type IX secretion system motor protein PorL/GldL — encoded protein: MFKTKDAWMNFFYSFGAAIVILGAWLKITHITLGPINGNIALTVGLVTEAIIFIIFAFDPPAAEESYHWENVYPELLDKHANPNPLHSNISAKNTVDHFAELENSLSGKLDKMLQDAKLDVQLFDRLRTGIDKFSSSVDQINQTVDVSASTHKYNDQLNKAASHMESMNALYAMQLENGQRQSDFAKKYVDDMQKSAEQSEKFNQELQGLTTNLNSLNRVYGGMLTAMKS
- a CDS encoding glycogen/starch synthase, yielding MPNQKILYITTEMYPYQEDTNLAAVVNKMALKMHQEGNDVRVFMPRFGQISERKFQLHEVIRLSGMNIIINDLDQPLIIKVASLPGERLQVYFIDNEEYFKRKQYYFDDEGVAFDDNDERAIFFARGVIETIKKLNWVPDVIHLNGWMSSFVPIYLKTYYKSDTYFKDAKIVLSLYNEKDAALAGNVGEKLQFDNISDLNALNKPSFESFVIESMNYVDEVVKGDEFLNGDLDKGFNETTTSKSEYLDVDSISKLY
- a CDS encoding DUF4270 family protein; the encoded protein is MIYNIRKIFTILSVMFLGGVLVYNCEPEPDSLGEQLFLNGAAEGVESSYDLIAYNIKNNDTIRTDAFKLLDIVSSGSVSSTAVLGAFNESQFGMQRASYFTQVRLPSYNPDFGTNAVVDSVVLVLKPIVSLDSLTTTTNESYVYPDGNVDAKKVVNTYPIKKFGKAKFNGGKLTLQVNEVTEFMNGVNDIVYSNRNFDTNTTALGSKEIKNGSVSSVVITKDSDNTELFTSSTPVLRIQLTPSVFQSKIINKKGQPELNDVSNFIRHFRGLKVSVVENDGYLFQFTPNDMQLIMYYKNDKLVDNVNTRPQTKYEFAVKGSNMHSAYYEYDRTNTVMNNYAFGNTTIGDKKLYAQGMGGNSIGIKFKKEEIDKLKQLYQNDKAAIISAKIRIYTDKSEWSNPYAKPTEFTIVQRDKDSSGKETTAFTTDYTSLGALFIPLRAYDLDKNPAYYDFTVTQSLKDIVESGAAYNDKYFKIDLAKFVPNASGGTAGYNYTTRAFSMGRTVFVGSDNSNENKIQLKVTYGTKK
- the porK gene encoding T9SS ring complex lipoprotein PorK/GldK; amino-acid sequence: MKRIFLLLLSASVASVSCSGGGSSSVGKPGTKGELIPREKTKSFVAQRPYGMVAIPGGSFIAGMADESFTNNGETAPLKTVTVAPFFMDEAETTNAEYRVFINYVRDSIARTMLAEAAGEGGDGGGRGASIGDYAYLAKKEENLTPYQEYLEGAGGRDDGFDASKKLDWKIPLHWNTSKYPDVEYAEVLESMYLPASSRVGSERLIDVSKLKYGYRWGDMDVAIADNERGVNFLRSESIAIYPDTTVWVNDFHFTYNEPLFEQYFWHKAYKDYPVVGVTWDQARAYCDFRTKLKSDYNESLKRKQQRPLRFRLPNEMEWEYAARGGKQNATYPWGGPYLMDDRGCYLANFKPKRGSYMEDEKKGTYTYTAPVKKFKKNTFGLFDMAGNVSEWTDSGYNNSAYGFSSTLNPTIKSKADNKKSVRGGSWKDVGYMLMTGARDWENKDSARSYIGFRTVQDIPEAAVKAKRVNR
- the glmS gene encoding glutamine--fructose-6-phosphate transaminase (isomerizing), encoding MCGIVGYTGFQDAYDIVINGLRRLEYRGYDSAGIVLENTANSFSVEKTKGKVDDLVNISHNLKGTAKIGMGHTRWATHGVPSDRNSHPHVSNNGKIALVHNGIIENYDTIKTMLTEKGFTFKSETDTEVLVNLIQYFTELNSETDFPEAVRYALNEVYGAYAITVMHEDYPGLLVVARLGSPLAIGIGDKEYFIASDASPFVEFTKEAIYLEEGHMATISLEGGVDIRTITENSKIIPEIQELKLSLEQIEKGGYEHFMLKEIFEQPKSIHDTMRGRLIVNEGVIKMAGIWDHVEKFKNANRIIIIACGTSWHAGLIGEYLIEEFARVPVEVEYASEFRYRNPIITDKDVVIAISQSGETADTMAALKLAKEKGAFIYGICNVVDSSIARITDAGSYTHAGPEIGVASTKAFTAQLTILSLIALKLGKHNGNLGNAEFMSLISELNALPKKIEEVLEGTHELTQNIAKDFINATNFLYLGRGYNYPAALEGALKLKEISYIHAEGYPAAEMKHGPIALIDENMPIVIIAPKKGHYDKIVSNVQEIKARKGKVIAVVNKGDTQVSAMADYVIEIPETSECFSPIVASVPLQLLAYYIAVYRGANVDQPRNLAKSVTVE